GGAGATGAAATGGGTCCGCTCATCGGTGTTGTTGCGATAGCTTTCATGCAGGATCTTGCCATCGCGCATCACCAGAAAGGCGGAGGTGTAGGTCAGATCCTCCCAGGCATCCTCGCTCATGGTCTGGCCGCGAATGGTGGCCTTGGGCAGGGCGGTATCGGCATGGGCCAGCGGGGCAATCGGGCCGGAGCGGGGCACCACGCGGGTCTGGAACAGCTGGTCCATGTTGTGGAAGGTCAGCATGTTCTCGGGCGCTTCGAGCATATGCATGCGCGCTGCGGCCAGCGCGGGGGGCACGGTGCCATCGGGCAGCACATGGCTGGGCGCGGTCTGGGCCTGGAGCGGCGCGATGGGCGACAGCGCCAGGGCAAGAGCCAGCACGCGCGTGAGGGGGAAGCGGGAAAAAGACATGGATCATCCTTGTTGGGAAGAGGTTTATTTGCGCAGCAGCATGGTCAGGCCGAAGGTGCGCGGACGCGATGTGATCGATTGATAGGAGCCCACCCCCACCACCCCGATCGAGCGGGACAGCACCGCGTGATCATTGGTGAGATTGTCGATAAAGGCCGAGACATCGACCGCCCCATGCCGCCAACCCAGACGCAGGCTGGCGAAATGGAAGGCCGCGGTGCGTAGCGCGCCCGGATCGTAGGAGTTGGTGGCCGGATCGGTGGTGGCGGTTTCCGGGCCGGGGCTCTTGTACTGGTAATCGCCGCGCAGATAGAGCGAACCGATGGCGATCGGCCTTTCGTAACTGCCGCCGATGCTGGCGGTCCAGGGATGGGTTTCGAGATGGTCGGCGGTGGTGGCCAGCGCGCCGCCCGCCACATTCTGCGTGAAATGCGCCGAGGTGTAGCTGAGCGTACCGTCCAGCGAGAGCCCCCTGGCGACCCGCACCGTTGCCTGCAGATCGAAGCCGGTGCTGCGCGCCTGCCCCAGATTGGCGGTGAAATGCGCCCCGCAATGCTGGAGATAGACATCCTGCTGAATGTCGCTCCAGTCGACGCGGAAGGCGCTGGCGGCAAAGGTGACGGCGCGCCCGACCCGGCCCTTCGCCCCGGCCTCATAGCTCCACAGGCTGTCCGACTTGTAGGTGCCCGGCACGGAGGTGAAGCCGTAACCCGCCAGATCGGCGCCGCAGACCGCTTGCGGCACCGGCGCATTGGTGCCGCCGATGCGATAGCCCTTGGCCGCGCTGACATAGAGCATCACGGCGGGGCTGGCCTGCCAGTCGAGGCCGAATTTGGGGGTCACCGGGCTTTCGCTGACCGATTGCGTGGGCTGCAGCTGATAGCCCGAGACCGGCCCCTGAAACAGCGAATTGCCGCTGAATTTGGTATGGGCGACACGCAAGCCGGCGCTGGCTTTCAGCTTGGGCGTGATGGCAAAGGTGCCGTCGGCGAAACCGGCGATCTGCTCATCGGCGCCGCGCCCCGCGCCTGCCAGCGAGGAGGTGCCATTCACCAGAGGCGTGCCCAGCACCAGTTCGGGCGGGATGCCGCCGAAGATATCGGCGAAATAGGGGTCCTGAACATCCTCGGAAAAATGCTGGACCGATTTGGCATAGAACACGCCCAGCACCCATGACAGGCGGGCATCTTTCTGAGTCGATTGCGCGCGCAATTCCTGAGTGAAGGTGCGCTGGTCATTGGCCATATGCGCCAGCGCATTGTAGCGCGCCGAAACCCATGGCGTGCCATCGAACACGGCGGGCCAGATGGTGGAATAATCGATCTGCGCGCTTTGATCGCGGATGTAATAGGAGGTGTTGTTGATGATCTGCACCCCGCCCAGATCGCCGGTGATGTTGAGCGCGGGCAGCAGGAAGCGGTCCCGGTCGGGCGAGGCATTGGGCTGGCCGCTCAGGAACTGGCCCTGCGACGGGTTGGAGAGGCTTTCCCAATAGGTGCTGCTGTCGTGGAGGATGCGGCGCTGATAGAACAGCGAGGGCGTGATGGTCAGCGCGTCGCTCGCCGCCCATTTCAGCGCGAAACGCCCGACCAGCGTGTCGCCCGAATTGACGTTATGCAGCACCGGTTGCCCGCTCAGCAGCGGATTGGTGTTCTGGCGGTCCACCCATCCGCCGTCATGGCGAT
The Novosphingobium terrae DNA segment above includes these coding regions:
- a CDS encoding TonB-dependent receptor gives rise to the protein MKQAIIHLSAISALALSTAAMAQEARQADTPSQGEIIVTATRRAEALSKVPLSVTALGQAALDNRGIKDISGLVRQTPGIQFDPNGFGNQTNIAIRGVSSTVGAATTGVYIDDTPIQSRVVGYSSTNAFPAVFDLARVEVLRGPQGTLFGAGSEGGTVRFITTQPSLNDIHIYARGETSATQGGAISGEIGASVTGPLVRDKLGLAATLWYRHDGGWVDRQNTNPLLSGQPVLHNVNSGDTLVGRFALKWAASDALTITPSLFYQRRILHDSSTYWESLSNPSQGQFLSGQPNASPDRDRFLLPALNITGDLGGVQIINNTSYYIRDQSAQIDYSTIWPAVFDGTPWVSARYNALAHMANDQRTFTQELRAQSTQKDARLSWVLGVFYAKSVQHFSEDVQDPYFADIFGGIPPELVLGTPLVNGTSSLAGAGRGADEQIAGFADGTFAITPKLKASAGLRVAHTKFSGNSLFQGPVSGYQLQPTQSVSESPVTPKFGLDWQASPAVMLYVSAAKGYRIGGTNAPVPQAVCGADLAGYGFTSVPGTYKSDSLWSYEAGAKGRVGRAVTFAASAFRVDWSDIQQDVYLQHCGAHFTANLGQARSTGFDLQATVRVARGLSLDGTLSYTSAHFTQNVAGGALATTADHLETHPWTASIGGSYERPIAIGSLYLRGDYQYKSPGPETATTDPATNSYDPGALRTAAFHFASLRLGWRHGAVDVSAFIDNLTNDHAVLSRSIGVVGVGSYQSITSRPRTFGLTMLLRK